One window of Pyrus communis chromosome 12, drPyrComm1.1, whole genome shotgun sequence genomic DNA carries:
- the LOC137709897 gene encoding GRAS family protein RAD1-like, with product MGPNRKFLPKEFMINNERTNKRSVLDLITHSAASAMPCYPYPYTPFLEEGATVSILPYSDESGDHKRLKGNINISDSHNSLYSGGGSEGSCITDISLSRSSSANSFKTLPRLHFRDHIWTYSQRYLAAEAVEEAATAMSNAKENGAEEDGTADGMRLVQLLIACAEAVACRDKSHASVLLSELRANALVFGSSFQRVASCFVQGLANRLALVQPLGAVGFIGSAMSTKDFALDKKEEALRLVYEICPHIQFGHFVANSSILEAFEGESFVHVVDLGMTLGLPHGDQWRGLIQSLATRTGQPPTRLRITGVGLCGDRLQIIGGELKAYAESLGINLEFSVVESNLENLRPEDIKMYDGEVLVVNSILQLHCVVKESRGALNSVLQMIHELSPKILVLVEQDSSHNGPFFLGRFMEALHYYSAIFDSLDAMLPKYDTRRAKMEQFYFAEEIKNIISCEGPTRVERHERVDQWRRRMSRAGFQATQIKMLAQAKQWLGKIKVCEGYTIMEEKGCLVLGWQSKPIVAASCWKC from the coding sequence ATGGGGCCAAACCGAAAATTCCTGCCTAAGGAGTTCATGATCAATAATGAAAGGACTAATAAAAGGAGTGTCCTTGATCTCATTACTCACTCTGCTGCCTCAGCCATGCCTTGCTATCCTTATCCATACACACCCTTTCTGGAGGAGGGCGCTACAGTTTCTATCCTCCCTTACTCGGATGAAAGCGGAGACCATAAGAGGCTGAAAGGGAATATAAATATCTCCGACAGTCATAACAGCCTTTATAGTGGTGGAGGAAGCGAAGGTAGTTGCATTACTGACATCAGCCTCAGCCGCAGCAGCAGCGCGAATAGCTTCAAGACCTTGCCAAGGCTTCATTTCAGGGATCATATTTGGACTTACTCACAAAGGTACCTTGCAGCTGAGGCTGTTGAGGAGGCAGCAACAGCTATGTCCAATGCCAAGGAAAATGGAGCGGAGGAGGACGGAACTGCTGATGGGATGAGGCTTGTTCAGCTCCTAATTGCTTGCGCTGAAGCTGTTGCTTGTCGCGACAAGTCACATGCCTCCGTGTTACTATCTGAGCTTCGGGCCAATGCTTTGGTCTTTGGCTCTTCATTCCAGCGCGTGGCATCATGTTTTGTCCAAGGCCTTGCCAACCGCCTAGCCCTGGTTCAACCGCTCGGGGCAGTAGGGTTCATTGGGTCCGCAATGAGCACGAAAGACTTTGCCTTGGACAAGAAGGAAGAGGCATTGCGCCTTGTTTATGAGATTTGCCCCCACATTCAGTTTGGTCACTTTGTGGCCAATTCATCAATATTGGAAGCCTTTGAGGGAGAGAGTTTTGTTCATGTGGTAGACCTTGGGATGACCCTTGGTCTACCACATGGAGACCAGTGGCGAGGCTTGATCCAAAGCCTTGCCACACGTACAGGCCAGCCACCTACACGCCTTAGAATAACCGGGGTTGGCCTTTGCGGTGACAGATTGCAAATCATTGGAGGAGAGCTCAAGGCCTATGCCGAAAGCTTGGGAATAAACCTGGAGTTTTCTGTGGTGGAAAGCAATTTGGAAAACCTGCGTCCGGAGGACATCAAAATGTATGATGGTGAAGTCCTTGTTGTCAATAGCATTCTTCAGTTGCATTGTGTGGTGAAAGAAAGCAGAGGAGCTCTCAATTCTGTCCTGCAGATGATCCATGAGCTTTCGCCCAAAATCTTGGTTCTTGTGGAGCAAGACTCAAGCCACAATGGACCATTTTTCTTGGGGAGGTTTATGGAAGCACTGCATTATTACTCTGCAATCTTTGACTCCCTCGATGCCATGCTGCCAAAATATGACACGAGGCGCGCGAAGATGGAGCAGTTCTACTTTGCTGAGGAGATTAAGAACATAATTAGCTGTGAGGGGCCGACAAGGGTGGAGAGGCACGAGAGGGTTGATCAGTGGCGCCGGAGGATGAGCCGTGCAGGGTTTCAGGCTACGCAGATTAAGATGTTGGCTCAGGCAAAGCAGTGGCTCGGAAAGATCAAGGTCTGTGAGGGCTACACTATCATGGAAGAGAAGGGTTGTTTGGTTCTTGGTTGGCAATCCAAGCCCATTGTTGCTGCCTCCTGCTGGAAATGCTAA
- the LOC137711308 gene encoding nucleoside diphosphate kinase 2, chloroplastic-like produces METVAVFGGASPGFPSSLQRRRSCSSLPSAHHKPNLRAHHHHQLSAFPSSLHLFSYFPARPHARTLPKPRIFLPHLVASLEQVDETYVMVKPDGVQRGLVGEIISRFEKKGFKLTGLKLFQCPQDLAEEHYKDLKGKSFFPKLIDYIVSGPVVCMAWEGVGVVAAARKLIGATNPLQAEPGTIRGDLAVQTGRNVVHGSDSPENGKREIALWFKEGELCQWTPVQAPWLRE; encoded by the exons ATGGAAACCGTGGCAGTGTTTGGCGGAGCAAGTCCAGGCTTTCCCTCATCCCTTCAACGCAGAAGAAGCTGCAGTAGCTTACCCTCCGCCCACCACAAGCCTAACCTACGcgcccaccaccaccaccaactaTCTGCATTCCCTTCAAGCCTCCATCTTTTCTCATATTTCCCAGCTCGTCCCCATGCCAGAACCCTCCCCAAACCTCGCATCTTTCTTCCCCACTTGGTTGCTTCACTG GAACAAGTTGATGAGACGTACGTAATGGTGAAGCCTGATGGAGTTCAACGTGGCCTT GTTGGAGAGATAATCTCAAGGTTTGAAAAGAAGGGATTTAAGCTGACTGGCTTGAAGCTCTTCCAGTGCCCCCAAGATTTGGCAGAG GAGCATTATAAGGATCTCAAGGGAAAGTCGTTCTTCCCCAAATTGATCGACTACATTGTATCTGGCCCCGTTGTGTGCATG GCATGGGAGGGTGTTGGTGTTGTCGCTGCAGCACGTAAGTTGATTGGGGCTACAAATCCTCTACAAGCTGAACCTGGAACTATAAGAGGGGATCTTGCTGTTCAAACAGGAAG GAACGTGGTTCATGGGAGTGACAGCCCTGAAAATGGAAAGCGTGAAATAG CTCTCTGGTTCAAAGAAGGTGAATTATGTCAGTGGACACCAGTTCAAGCACCGTGGTTAAGGGAGTGA
- the LOC137710869 gene encoding uncharacterized protein: MLPLPPIDLKDVQQKLATHFRPWQRSFQFWVRAVDIYTGYKAFQLRVSLVKDAKKQEEMWERQHEFAAEKIYAMCSDLGGFFLKVAQIVGKPDLAPAAWVKRLVTLCDHAPATPFDAVQLMLEMELGRSVGEVFERFDVDPLGSASIAQVHRARLRGDKTDVVVKVQHPGVQDLMMTDIHNVQAFALYMQKTDIKFDLYSVTKEMEKQIGYEFDFVREADAMEKIRRFLYENNKRSPVLVPRLIRDMVTRRVLVMEYIDGTPILNLGDEIAKRGINPGGKIAAAAKKKILQSLTLAYGQMILKTGFFHADPHPGNILICKGSEVALLDYGQVKDLPNELRLGYANLVLAIADGNPIRASESYRELGIETLSKCENEQHEMLKLAQTMFDTKLPPGVTMLQPFSDESSIKKIAVQGFPEELFSVLRTVHLLRGLSVGLGINYSCAEQWRPIAEEALFRAGRLKGRPIKARGRRRGLSRLFRRD; this comes from the exons ATGCTTCCTCTGCCTCCCATTGATCTCAAAGATGTTCAGCAGAAGCTCGCCACCCATTTCAGGCCATGGCAGCGTTCCTTTCAGTTCTGGGTTCGAGCTGTTGATATCTACACTGGCTACAAG GCGTTTCAGCTGAGAGTGAGTTTGGTGAAGGATGCGAAGAAGCAAGAGGAAATGTGGGAGAGGCAGCATGAATTTGCAGCTGAGAAGATATATGCAATGTGCTCGGACCTTGGCGGTTTCTTCCTCAAG GTTGCCCAAATTGTCGGGAAGCCAGACTTGGCCCCAGCTGCATGGGTGAAAAGGCTTGTTACATTGTGTGATCACGCTCCTGCAACCCCATTTGATGCTGTGCAACTTATGTTGGAGATGGAGTTGGGTCGAAGTGTTGGCGAAGTGTTTGAAAGATTCGATGTGGATCCTCTTGGCTCTGCCTCAATTGCACAG GTTCACCGAGCAAGATTGAGAGGTGATAAAACTGATGTTGTTGTCAAG GTGCAACATCCTGGAGTTCAGGACCTAATGATGACAGATATCCATAACGTCCAAGCCTTTGCTTTATACATGCAAAAGACAGATATCAAATTTGATCTATACTCTGTAACTAAGGAAATGGAGAAACAG ATTGGATACGAATTTGATTTCGTGAGGGAGGCTGATGCTATGGAAAAGATTAGACGTTTTTTGTATGAGAATAACAAAAGGAGTCCTGTTTTGGTGCCACGACTTATACGTGATATGGTCACTAG GAGAGTCTTAGTTATGGAATATATTGATGGAACCCCAATCCTGAACCTCGGTGATGAAATTGCGAAAAGAGGCATAAACCCTGGTGGTAAGATTGCAGCAGCCGCAAAGAA GAAAATCCTTCAAAGCTTGACGCTAGCATATGGACAAATGATTTTGAAGACTGGTTTCTTCCATGCAGATCCTCATCCAGGAAATATTCTAATCTGTAAAGGCTCGGAG GTTGCCTTGCTGGACTATGGCCAAGTGAAAGATCTACCCAATGAGTTGAGACTTGGTTATGCTAACCTTGTTCTTGCCATTGCTGACGGTAACCCTATTAGAGCATCAGAGAGCTACAG GGAGCTTGGCATAGAAACCTTAAGCAAATGTGAAAATGAACAGCATGAAATGTTGAAGTTGGCACAGACAATGTTTGACACAAAATTACCCCCCGGAGTGACGATGCTGCAACCTTTTTCAGACGAatcttcaattaaaaaaattgcgGTTCAG GGTTTTCCAGAGGAGTTGTTTTCTGTACTTCGGACAGTGCATCTCCTGAGAGGACTTAGCGTCGGTTTGGGAATCAACTACTCATGTGCGGAACAATGGAGACCAATTGCAGAAGAAGCTTTGTTCCGTGCTGGGAGATTAAAAG GTAGGCCCATCAAAGCCAGAGGTCGTAGGCGCGGTTTATCGAGGTTATTCAGGAGAGACTGA